In Elephas maximus indicus isolate mEleMax1 chromosome 7, mEleMax1 primary haplotype, whole genome shotgun sequence, the following proteins share a genomic window:
- the LOC126079953 gene encoding olfactory receptor 52K2-like, protein MLAFNKTNHHPTMFLLLGIPGLEAAHIWISIPFCLVYLLTMMGNAALLLIVKSDPKLHEPMYLFLCMLSVADLMLIFSTLRKILSLFWFNDREIYFEACLTQMYFIHSLSTIESGFILAMAFDRYVAICHPLRHSTILTPAVIVGLGLAIVLRGAVLLSPHPFLLRWLSYCKTNVISHTYCEFMALIKLVCDKTDVRRGYSLIVAFLTGGLDFILIICSYVLILLTVFHLPSKAASLKTLSTCVSHIWVILVFYTPAFFSFLTHRFGHHIAPHIHIFIANVYLLIPPMMNPIVYGIKTKRIREGFFKILTIKTV, encoded by the coding sequence ATGTTAGCTTTTAACAAGACCAATCATCATCCTACCATGTTTCTACTGCTTGGGATTCCAGGGCTGGAGGCTGCCCACATCTGGATCTCCATCCCTTTCTGCCTGGTCTACCTGCTGACAATGATGGGAAATGCTGCCCTTTTATTAATTGTCAAGTCAGACCCCAAGCTGCATGAACCTATGTACCTCTTTCTATGCATGCTGTCTGTGGCTGATTTGATGCTCATTTTTTCTACACTTCGCAAGATACTCAGCCTCTTTTGGTTCAACGACAGAGAGATCTATTTTGAAGCCTGCCTCACTCAAATGTACTTTATCCATTCTCTGTCTACCATAGAATCTGGATTTATCTTGGCTATGGCTTttgatcgctatgtggccatttgccaCCCACTGAGACATTCTACCATTCTGACACCTGCAGTCATTGTAGGCTTGGGTTTGGCCATTGTCCTTAGAGGAGCTGTACTCCTCAGTCCACACCCCTTTCTACTGAGGTGGCTCTCCTACTGCAAAACTAACGTCATTTCCCATACTTACTGTGAATTCATGGCCCTGATAAAGCTGGTTTGTGATAAAACTGACGTTCGCCGAGGCTACAGCCTAATTGTGGCCTTCCTAACAGGGGGGCTAGACTTCATCTTGATCATTTGTTCCTACGTCCTTATTCTTCTCACTGTCTTCCATCTCCCATCCAAGGCAGCCAGCCTCAAAACCTTAAGCACCTGTGTCTCCCATATATGGGTCATTTTGGTGTTTTACACACCAGCGTTTTTCTCCTTTCTCACCCACAGGTTTGGCCATCACATTGCTCCACATATCCACATTTTCATAGCTAATGTATATCTCCTTATTCCACCCATGATGAACCCCATTGTTTATGGCATTAAAACCAAGAGGATCAGGGAGGGATTCTTTAAAATCTTAACAATTAAAACTGTTTGA